The Candidatus Bathyarchaeota archaeon sequence TATTAAAAGAGGATTTTTTAAGGTTACCTTAGTCTTTTCCCGAATGATAGTCTGTTTCATTTAGTAAGGGCTTCCTCCTTCAGTGCACGCCTATATTTTCCATAACGGTCTTCAATAGAAAATTTTCCAGGATGCGGAATGGAGAGTGGACC is a genomic window containing:
- a CDS encoding RNA-protein complex protein Nop10; amino-acid sequence: MGWLLRKCKSCGRYTLPHDKCPYCGGPLSIPHPGKFSIEDRYGKYRRALKEEALTK